One window from the genome of Thermosipho affectus encodes:
- a CDS encoding type II secretion system F family protein: MKFVYLAYNKDMKKVKGEIEASSLQEALGRLKSNGLMIVDIKESKKRKGLKNIFGIPLKDIVFFTRQLETMIKAGLRLREAIYILSNQEIFSKRFRNVLVNVVNELDVGTSLTEAFKKQGVFDEVFINMLKAGEEGGVLEETLEKLSNYYENLNRTQQQVKTAMVYPIFILSFAIVVVLVISLFILPKLFSVFGNIPTSGLISTLVKLNKLLTENGFLVGFFSVLIFIGIYVFFKTEYGKIFKEFLGNLFPPIRKLREKITYERFSRTFGVLVGSGVSIIDSLEMAAKASNNRKFISKIKSVEEKVKSGSSLKQALKSEKVFPQIIYEMIGTGEETGKLEVVMEKVADFFDDQIQQDTKKLLSMLEPLMIAFVGLFIAFLAYTMYSTIFQMQSTFGG, from the coding sequence TTGAAATTTGTATATCTTGCGTATAACAAAGATATGAAGAAGGTTAAAGGAGAGATTGAAGCTTCTAGTTTGCAGGAAGCATTGGGAAGGCTAAAATCAAATGGGTTGATGATAGTAGATATCAAGGAGTCGAAAAAGAGAAAAGGATTAAAGAATATATTTGGGATTCCACTAAAAGATATAGTCTTTTTTACAAGGCAATTAGAAACTATGATAAAAGCGGGACTAAGATTGAGAGAAGCAATTTATATACTATCAAACCAAGAAATTTTTTCTAAAAGATTTAGAAATGTTCTTGTTAACGTAGTAAATGAATTAGACGTTGGGACATCATTAACAGAGGCGTTTAAAAAACAAGGGGTTTTTGATGAAGTGTTTATTAATATGTTAAAGGCTGGAGAAGAAGGAGGAGTACTTGAAGAAACTTTAGAGAAATTATCTAATTATTATGAAAATTTAAACAGGACTCAACAACAAGTAAAAACGGCAATGGTTTATCCAATTTTTATACTGAGTTTTGCTATAGTAGTGGTTTTGGTAATTAGTTTATTTATTTTACCAAAATTGTTTTCGGTTTTTGGTAACATTCCAACTTCTGGTTTAATTTCAACGCTTGTTAAGTTGAATAAATTATTAACTGAAAACGGATTTTTGGTTGGTTTCTTTTCAGTGTTGATATTTATTGGCATTTACGTGTTTTTCAAGACTGAATATGGAAAAATATTTAAGGAGTTTTTAGGAAATTTGTTTCCACCGATTAGAAAACTTAGGGAAAAGATTACGTATGAAAGATTTTCCAGAACCTTTGGGGTATTAGTTGGAAGCGGTGTTTCAATAATTGATTCGTTAGAAATGGCGGCAAAAGCGTCTAATAACAGAAAATTTATTTCTAAAATAAAAAGTGTAGAAGAAAAGGTAAAAAGTGGTAGTTCATTAAAGCAGGCTCTAAAATCTGAGAAAGTGTTCCCACAAATAATTTATGAAATGATAGGTACAGGTGAGGAAACAGGTAAACTTGAGGTTGTTATGGAAAAAGTTGCAGATTTTTTTGATGATCAAATACAACAGGATACTAAGAAACTTTTGTCTATGTTAGAACCTTTGATGATAGCCTTTGTGGGATTGTTTATTGCTTTTTTAGCGTATACAATGTATTCGACTATTTTTCAAATGCAATCAACTTTTGGAGGATAA
- a CDS encoding ATP-binding cassette domain-containing protein, with translation MIFEKVEYIYNQNTPFEKHVLKDINFRINDGETVFILGNTGSGKTTLLYLLDFLIKPTSGKIWIDDFRDPYENPYEYRKKIGFSFQFPERQFFSEKVRDEIYFSIKNFEVENPKMRFKEVVNFFDLNEYLDRSPFQLSGGEQRRIAIASAVAHNPDILILDEPTVGLDRKNEKKIIQYLKKWNDDARKTLIIVTHDFEKFVDFKGIVYELNEGILRKRGVKH, from the coding sequence ATGATTTTTGAAAAAGTTGAATATATTTACAATCAAAATACACCATTTGAGAAACATGTGTTAAAAGATATAAATTTTAGAATTAATGATGGAGAAACTGTTTTTATTCTTGGGAATACTGGAAGTGGTAAAACCACGCTTCTATATCTATTAGATTTTTTAATTAAACCTACTAGTGGTAAAATTTGGATAGATGATTTTAGAGATCCTTATGAAAATCCATATGAATATAGAAAGAAGATAGGTTTTTCATTTCAATTTCCAGAAAGACAATTTTTTTCTGAAAAAGTTAGAGATGAGATATATTTTTCAATCAAAAATTTTGAGGTGGAGAATCCAAAAATGCGATTTAAAGAAGTTGTAAATTTTTTTGATTTGAATGAGTATTTGGATAGATCTCCATTTCAGTTATCAGGTGGAGAACAAAGAAGAATAGCCATAGCCTCTGCTGTCGCTCATAATCCAGATATTCTAATTTTAGATGAGCCGACAGTTGGACTAGATAGGAAAAATGAAAAAAAAATAATTCAATATTTAAAAAAGTGGAATGATGATGCTAGAAAGACTTTGATTATTGTTACACATGATTTTGAGAAATTTGTTGATTTTAAGGGAATAGTATATGAGTTAAATGAGGGGATATTAAGAAAGAGAGGGGTTAAGCATTGA
- a CDS encoding class I SAM-dependent methyltransferase produces the protein MFEHYYTEKPTSKLKVREIVLTLKNGHIYKFKSPSGVYSFGKIDKATKILIENVNIDSGKVLDLGCGYGVIGITLKKENPNIDLYMSDINERAVEFAKINAKNNNVNAVVKQGYLFEVWQGEKFDHIISNPPIVAGKKVWMELIEKSKEHLNLNGTLQLVAYHNKGGKRIREYMRNIFGNVKELCKEGGIRVYYSEKYENDF, from the coding sequence GTGTTTGAACATTATTATACAGAAAAGCCAACAAGTAAATTGAAAGTCAGAGAAATAGTTTTAACATTAAAGAATGGACATATCTATAAATTTAAATCTCCTAGTGGAGTTTATTCTTTTGGTAAAATTGATAAGGCTACAAAAATCTTGATTGAGAATGTTAATATAGATAGTGGAAAGGTTTTAGATTTAGGTTGTGGTTATGGAGTCATAGGTATTACTCTAAAAAAGGAAAATCCAAATATTGATTTGTATATGAGTGATATAAATGAACGAGCCGTTGAATTTGCAAAAATTAACGCTAAAAATAACAATGTGAATGCGGTTGTGAAGCAAGGTTATTTGTTTGAGGTGTGGCAGGGCGAAAAATTTGATCATATAATATCGAACCCGCCTATTGTTGCGGGAAAGAAAGTTTGGATGGAGCTAATTGAAAAGTCCAAAGAACATTTAAATTTAAATGGTACTTTACAATTAGTCGCGTACCATAATAAAGGTGGAAAAAGAATAAGAGAATATATGAGGAATATTTTTGGTAATGTTAAAGAATTATGTAAAGAGGGAGGTATTAGAGTTTATTATTCAGAAAAATATGAGAATGATTTTTGA
- a CDS encoding flavin reductase family protein, producing MDVVKKIYNSTVVVTMRLNDKINGISVAWITRVSINPKLIVISIGKERFSYLLLKSSSFFGVNILSKFQKDLAIHFGSVSGRDYDKFEGIDYELSKNGIPILKGIVGYIECEIVRIYDAGDHSIFVGKIIDEKLYNNVEPLLYGEHKILEGF from the coding sequence ATGGATGTGGTAAAAAAGATCTATAATTCAACTGTTGTTGTTACAATGAGGTTGAATGACAAGATTAATGGTATTAGTGTTGCGTGGATAACTAGAGTTTCAATTAATCCAAAGTTAATTGTAATTTCTATTGGTAAAGAAAGGTTTAGTTATCTTTTGCTAAAAAGTTCCAGTTTTTTTGGTGTAAATATATTGAGTAAATTTCAAAAAGATTTAGCAATTCATTTTGGAAGTGTAAGTGGGAGAGATTATGACAAGTTTGAAGGAATTGATTATGAATTAAGTAAAAATGGTATTCCAATCTTAAAGGGAATCGTGGGTTATATTGAATGTGAAATAGTTCGTATTTATGATGCAGGGGATCACTCTATTTTTGTAGGAAAGATAATTGATGAGAAATTATATAATAATGTGGAACCGTTATTGTATGGTGAACATAAAATATTGGAGGGATTTTAG
- a CDS encoding transketolase, with amino-acid sequence MIKKLKNISKQCRADILTMTTVAGSGHPGGSMSSIDLLVTLYSFANIFPNDPWNENRDRILVSHGHISPAVYSTLSAYGFINRDDVLSGFRHPGSIFEGHITRGIPGIEWTTGNLGQGLSAGVGMALAAKLKKQQHHVYVLMSDGESAKGQVTEARRTAKKYNLDNLTVIIDYNDIQISGRARDIMYVNIKEEYEAAGWNVIEIDGHDFEQILSALKIAKNDKNPTVIIAHTIIGKGVSFMEDTPKYHGKPLSLDEYKKALKELGISIDINKYIEMRKKIDISEHKKIYLKYPISINTGKPIIYKEKIDNRTALGNAIADLATLNDNVIAIDCDLKSSVKLDKLDQVKPESLIEIGVQEHNAAAIAGALSAEGFVTFFADFGVFGIDETFNQHRLNAINNTNLKVVVTHCGIDVGEDGKTHHALNYISAPLSWFGFKVIVPADPNQTDKVIRYIATQYGNYVVAMGRSKIEPITKSDGSIFYDENYEFEYGKIDVIRDGEEIVVITYGSVLPHALKAVDELEKEGIKVGLLNVSCPYDLDEEILSRYARKKVVVFEDHNIYNGLGTLLESKLFNLKIIPEKFVKVGIDRFPVSGNSKYLFDIYGLDSQKIKETIKNLI; translated from the coding sequence TTGATTAAAAAATTAAAAAACATCTCGAAACAATGTAGAGCAGATATTCTAACCATGACAACTGTTGCAGGTTCTGGACATCCAGGTGGTTCAATGTCATCAATTGACCTTTTAGTAACTTTATATTCTTTTGCAAATATCTTTCCAAATGATCCTTGGAATGAAAATCGTGACAGGATATTAGTCAGTCACGGACATATTTCACCAGCAGTTTATAGTACTTTGTCGGCATATGGTTTTATAAACAGAGATGATGTGCTATCAGGATTTAGACATCCTGGAAGTATATTTGAAGGTCACATTACACGCGGAATTCCTGGTATTGAATGGACTACTGGAAATCTCGGCCAAGGTTTATCCGCTGGAGTTGGAATGGCACTTGCAGCAAAATTAAAAAAGCAACAACATCACGTTTATGTATTAATGAGTGATGGTGAAAGTGCAAAAGGACAAGTTACTGAAGCAAGAAGAACCGCAAAAAAATACAATCTTGATAATTTAACAGTTATTATTGATTACAACGATATACAAATTAGTGGTAGAGCAAGAGATATTATGTACGTAAATATTAAAGAAGAATATGAAGCTGCTGGATGGAATGTTATAGAAATCGATGGTCATGATTTTGAGCAGATTTTATCTGCACTAAAAATAGCCAAAAATGATAAAAATCCAACTGTTATCATTGCACACACTATTATCGGTAAAGGTGTCAGCTTTATGGAAGATACTCCAAAATATCATGGAAAACCACTTTCACTCGATGAATATAAAAAAGCATTAAAAGAATTAGGAATATCTATTGATATCAACAAATACATTGAAATGAGAAAAAAAATAGATATTTCTGAACACAAAAAAATTTATTTAAAATACCCAATTTCAATAAATACTGGAAAACCAATAATATACAAAGAAAAAATCGATAACAGAACAGCCCTAGGTAATGCAATTGCCGATCTTGCCACTTTAAACGATAATGTAATTGCAATTGATTGTGATCTAAAATCATCCGTAAAACTTGATAAACTTGATCAAGTCAAACCGGAAAGTCTAATCGAAATTGGCGTTCAAGAACATAACGCTGCTGCAATTGCTGGGGCATTAAGTGCAGAAGGATTCGTAACATTCTTTGCCGATTTTGGAGTGTTTGGTATTGATGAAACCTTTAATCAACACAGATTAAACGCGATAAATAATACAAATTTAAAAGTTGTGGTAACTCACTGTGGCATTGATGTTGGAGAAGATGGAAAAACCCACCACGCACTAAATTACATTTCTGCTCCACTATCATGGTTTGGCTTTAAAGTGATCGTTCCTGCAGACCCAAATCAAACAGACAAGGTGATTAGGTATATTGCTACCCAATATGGTAACTATGTTGTAGCAATGGGAAGAAGTAAAATTGAACCTATTACAAAATCAGACGGCTCTATCTTCTATGATGAAAACTATGAATTTGAATACGGAAAAATCGATGTGATAAGAGATGGCGAAGAAATTGTTGTTATAACATATGGATCAGTATTACCACATGCTCTAAAAGCTGTAGATGAATTAGAAAAAGAAGGAATAAAAGTTGGACTTCTAAACGTTTCATGCCCATATGATCTTGATGAAGAAATACTTTCAAGATATGCAAGAAAAAAAGTTGTTGTTTTTGAAGATCATAATATATATAACGGTCTTGGTACTTTATTGGAGTCAAAATTATTTAATCTAAAGATTATCCCCGAAAAATTTGTAAAAGTTGGAATCGATAGATTCCCAGTTTCTGGTAATAGCAAATACCTGTTTGATATTTATGGACTTGACAGCCAAAAAATTAAAGAAACAATTAAGAACCTAATTTAA
- the rpsT gene encoding 30S ribosomal protein S20, which yields MPNIKSAKRRVKVSERNRLINKAYKTRMKNSIKKVLEALNEGKDRDEVEKLYKVAQGFIDKAAKIGAIHKNEASRRKSRLMKKINKHFASKE from the coding sequence ATGCCTAACATAAAGTCTGCAAAGAGAAGAGTTAAAGTTTCAGAAAGAAATAGATTGATAAACAAAGCATATAAAACAAGAATGAAAAACTCTATTAAAAAAGTTTTGGAAGCATTAAATGAAGGTAAAGATAGAGATGAAGTAGAAAAATTATACAAAGTTGCCCAAGGTTTTATAGATAAAGCTGCAAAAATTGGTGCAATACATAAGAATGAAGCGTCGAGAAGAAAATCAAGATTGATGAAAAAGATTAATAAGCATTTTGCTAGTAAAGAATAA
- the metK gene encoding methionine adenosyltransferase: MRKLFTSESVTEGHPDKVADQISDAILDAMLEQDPKSRVAVETLVTTGIAIVSGEVTTRAYVDIQDIVRKTILDIGYTRAKYGFDGETCAVLSSIHSQSPDIALGVDKALEVKEGELNAADELELVGAGDQGMMFGYATNETKELMPLPIMLAHKLAIRLSEVRKNGIVPFLRPDGKTQVTVEYDENDRPVRVDTILISTQHEPDVTIEEIKDVLIKHVIEPIIPENLMDDKVKILVNPTGRFVLGGPSADTGLTGRKIIVDTYGGSIPHGGGAFSGKDPTKVDRSAHYFARYVAKNVVAAGLADKFMVQVAYAIGKAKPVSVMINTFGTAKIEEDKILKAVLELFDFRPGAIIKKLDLLRPIYKKTAAYGHFGRELEEFTWEKLDMVDELKKIL; the protein is encoded by the coding sequence ATGAGAAAACTTTTTACGAGTGAAAGCGTTACAGAAGGTCATCCAGATAAGGTAGCAGATCAAATCAGTGATGCTATCTTGGACGCGATGTTAGAACAAGATCCAAAGTCAAGAGTTGCAGTGGAAACGTTAGTTACAACAGGTATTGCTATTGTTTCGGGTGAGGTAACTACCAGAGCATACGTGGATATTCAAGATATAGTAAGAAAGACTATTTTGGATATTGGTTATACAAGGGCTAAGTACGGATTTGATGGTGAGACTTGTGCTGTACTTTCGTCTATTCATAGTCAATCACCGGATATAGCTCTTGGGGTTGATAAAGCACTTGAGGTCAAAGAAGGAGAACTAAATGCAGCTGATGAACTTGAATTAGTTGGTGCTGGTGACCAAGGTATGATGTTTGGTTATGCAACTAATGAAACGAAAGAATTAATGCCATTACCAATAATGTTAGCTCACAAACTTGCAATTAGACTTTCAGAAGTCAGAAAAAATGGTATAGTTCCGTTTTTAAGGCCTGATGGTAAGACACAGGTAACTGTTGAATATGATGAGAATGATAGACCTGTTAGAGTTGATACAATTTTAATTTCAACGCAACATGAACCAGATGTTACTATTGAAGAAATCAAAGATGTCCTTATTAAGCATGTTATTGAGCCAATTATTCCCGAAAATTTAATGGATGATAAAGTGAAGATCCTTGTAAACCCAACTGGAAGATTTGTATTAGGAGGACCATCTGCAGATACCGGTTTAACTGGCAGAAAAATTATAGTTGATACATATGGTGGTTCTATTCCTCATGGTGGAGGAGCATTTAGTGGAAAGGATCCTACAAAAGTAGATAGATCTGCGCATTATTTCGCAAGGTATGTTGCAAAGAATGTTGTTGCAGCTGGTTTGGCAGACAAATTTATGGTTCAAGTTGCATATGCAATAGGAAAAGCAAAACCCGTTTCAGTAATGATAAACACATTTGGTACAGCTAAAATTGAGGAAGATAAAATTTTAAAAGCAGTTCTTGAATTATTTGACTTTAGGCCAGGTGCAATTATTAAAAAACTAGATCTTTTAAGACCGATTTACAAGAAAACTGCTGCATACGGTCATTTTGGAAGAGAGCTTGAAGAATTTACTTGGGAAAAATTAGATATGGTTGATGAATTAAAAAAAATATTATAA
- a CDS encoding M23 family metallopeptidase, with product MKKNLFLLIVFISVLSFSGFIPPVDDSYLTSSFAEFRSTGNSPHFHGGIDFSTFSKEGIPIRAIYEGYVVRLELNDPIYGNIIVLQHPNGYRSLYAHLRSFNYVLQPIVDDVVKEFQNEKVVIEFSDNEISFSKGDVIAYSGKTGEAVKPHCHIEIRNHDESILVDPLEFFEIAPPEGDIILKELIIDGKKVEYNRGSVYTFTGDYPKIEMNAFLKINNNMLGLKEIKLYFANKLMYDILLDEIPMEEFYKPYSVYSKDSIAAGYIYKTYYRLYPEVLGTPIKINNFPTLNTNLDFFQVRIEVFDFWNRKKEFSFNLKRER from the coding sequence ATGAAAAAAAATTTATTTTTACTAATAGTTTTTATTTCTGTACTGTCTTTTTCGGGATTTATTCCACCAGTTGATGATAGTTATTTAACTTCTTCATTTGCAGAGTTTAGAAGCACTGGGAATTCTCCTCATTTTCACGGAGGAATTGATTTTAGTACATTTTCTAAAGAAGGAATTCCCATTAGAGCAATTTATGAGGGGTATGTAGTTCGGTTAGAGTTAAACGATCCAATTTATGGTAACATTATTGTTTTGCAACATCCCAATGGTTATCGCTCATTGTATGCACATTTGAGAAGCTTTAATTATGTATTACAGCCAATTGTAGATGACGTGGTTAAGGAGTTTCAAAATGAAAAAGTGGTTATAGAATTTTCCGATAATGAAATTAGTTTTTCTAAAGGAGATGTTATTGCTTATTCAGGAAAAACGGGGGAAGCAGTCAAACCACATTGTCATATTGAAATAAGGAACCATGATGAATCTATTTTAGTGGATCCTTTGGAATTTTTTGAAATTGCTCCACCTGAAGGTGATATTATCTTGAAAGAATTGATTATAGATGGTAAGAAAGTAGAATATAATAGAGGTTCTGTTTATACTTTTACAGGAGATTATCCAAAAATTGAAATGAATGCTTTTCTAAAAATTAACAATAATATGCTTGGTCTTAAAGAAATAAAGCTTTACTTTGCAAACAAATTAATGTATGATATATTACTTGATGAGATACCTATGGAAGAATTTTATAAACCATATTCAGTGTACTCGAAAGATTCAATTGCAGCAGGCTATATATATAAGACGTATTATAGGTTATATCCTGAAGTTTTGGGGACACCTATAAAAATCAATAATTTTCCAACTTTGAATACAAATTTAGACTTTTTTCAGGTGAGAATTGAGGTTTTTGATTTTTGGAATAGAAAGAAAGAATTTAGTTTTAATCTGAAACGGGAGAGATAG
- the hflX gene encoding GTPase HflX, whose amino-acid sequence MKRKVMEKNNVIIAGIYSEFIDESFYELESLCKTLSWNVIDRVFQKRKKPDARFYFGRGFLEKFNLLFESGNIDYLIINDDLTIIQRRNIERTIENKVYDRTELILEIFAKHAKTKEGKLQVEIARLKYLMSYLVGKGKELSRLGGGIGTRGPGETKLEYTKRYLKKRVSFLEKELYEIRKNRDVQRKKRIKSNLIKISIVGYTNAGKTTLLSALSKDLLYSKNEMFSTVSPITRRVRLPSGAYVLFSDTVGFIKKLHPLIVEAFHSTLEEIVYSDLILILVDASDINFKDKIKVIFETLEELGIKDKKMILVFNKIDLCNLDYLKKLKGEYKKAIFISARKKINLDLLLYEIDRINFKEV is encoded by the coding sequence ATGAAAAGGAAAGTAATGGAGAAGAATAATGTTATTATAGCTGGTATTTATAGTGAATTTATTGACGAATCGTTTTATGAATTAGAATCGTTGTGTAAAACTTTAAGTTGGAACGTAATAGATAGGGTGTTTCAAAAAAGAAAAAAACCTGATGCAAGGTTTTATTTTGGTAGGGGTTTTTTGGAGAAATTTAATTTGTTATTTGAAAGTGGGAATATAGATTATTTAATTATAAATGATGATTTAACTATTATTCAAAGAAGAAACATCGAAAGGACAATTGAAAACAAGGTTTATGATAGAACGGAACTGATATTGGAAATATTTGCAAAACATGCTAAAACAAAGGAAGGAAAATTACAAGTTGAAATTGCCAGGTTGAAATATCTTATGTCGTATTTAGTTGGAAAAGGAAAGGAACTTTCAAGACTTGGTGGTGGTATTGGAACACGAGGACCTGGTGAGACAAAGTTGGAGTATACAAAAAGGTATTTAAAGAAGAGAGTTTCTTTTTTAGAGAAAGAATTGTATGAAATAAGAAAAAATAGGGATGTTCAAAGAAAAAAAAGGATAAAGTCAAACTTAATTAAGATTTCAATTGTTGGGTATACTAATGCTGGAAAAACTACTTTGCTTTCTGCTTTATCAAAGGATTTACTTTACTCTAAAAATGAGATGTTTTCAACGGTGTCTCCTATCACAAGAAGGGTAAGGCTACCATCTGGGGCTTATGTGTTATTTTCAGATACCGTGGGGTTTATAAAGAAATTGCATCCATTAATTGTTGAAGCATTCCATTCAACTTTAGAGGAGATTGTTTATTCGGATTTAATTTTAATTCTTGTTGATGCATCAGATATTAACTTTAAAGATAAAATAAAGGTGATTTTTGAAACATTAGAAGAGCTCGGAATAAAAGATAAGAAAATGATTCTTGTATTTAATAAAATTGATCTTTGTAATTTGGATTATTTGAAAAAATTAAAGGGTGAATATAAAAAAGCTATATTTATATCAGCTAGAAAAAAGATAAATTTGGATTTGTTATTGTATGAGATTGATAGAATAAATTTTAAGGAGGTTTGA
- the hfq gene encoding RNA chaperone Hfq — MAEKFNLQDRFLNILRTSKIPVKVYLVNGFQTKGIIRSFDNFTMLLENGSQQNLIYKHAVSTIMPEAFVRLTSKQSQDESENNEKESNGEE; from the coding sequence ATGGCAGAGAAATTTAATTTACAGGATAGGTTTTTGAACATTTTAAGAACTAGCAAAATTCCTGTAAAAGTTTATTTAGTAAACGGTTTTCAAACTAAGGGGATTATACGATCATTTGATAATTTTACCATGCTTTTGGAAAATGGTAGTCAGCAAAATTTAATTTACAAACATGCTGTAAGTACTATTATGCCTGAGGCGTTTGTTAGATTAACGAGTAAACAGTCGCAAGATGAAAGTGAAAATAATGAAAAGGAAAGTAATGGAGAAGAATAA
- a CDS encoding GerMN domain-containing protein, whose protein sequence is MKKLILLFLFFSLFLFSSEIAFVKNDDIIFLDVGKINSVQEIFEKLSTYKLSDGIETFVPKGILNAYYFVDTALIIDLSSKSIQNYSIDREVMLVLQILYSLFENINGIDRIYILVDGEQTDIFIKSVNVYFSFPKELYVKKGE, encoded by the coding sequence GTGAAAAAATTGATTTTATTGTTTTTGTTTTTTTCATTGTTTTTATTTTCTTCTGAGATTGCTTTTGTGAAAAATGATGATATAATTTTCCTAGATGTTGGGAAAATTAATTCTGTACAAGAAATTTTTGAGAAACTTTCTACATACAAACTTAGTGATGGTATCGAAACATTTGTACCAAAAGGTATTTTGAATGCATATTATTTTGTAGATACGGCATTGATTATAGATTTGTCCTCTAAAAGTATACAAAACTATTCAATTGATAGAGAAGTAATGTTAGTTTTACAGATTTTATATTCGTTATTTGAGAACATAAATGGTATAGATAGAATTTATATTTTAGTTGATGGAGAACAAACGGATATTTTTATTAAGAGTGTTAATGTTTATTTTTCTTTTCCAAAGGAACTATACGTTAAAAAGGGGGAATAG
- a CDS encoding DUF4941 domain-containing protein, with protein sequence MRRLSVLLVFVAIISFAFNISYGGRSIKIEEIDFDSTYALLNDYSNFLRVESPSTGAISSFKYIEWKGKFVSFSRNVLVLDEKPVEEVSIEDIFKFFDIPFRKDEKSYRLPDMIISKVVDFRSYIQFDYNGEYKLEISKNEDLLKVYSQGLIYYDDSLFEKGAIIFSKKIDLNFEMEINKLPGRVIIQFFREYNIDNLIVKVFGEKIDSYDSKSFALVFKDSNLNIIFVPNYSPDFDGKDWKIFSISEKIGKVTSKRFKLKIYYLPFVQLPKDLPGIIIFAPKETWNDIKKFIEEEIM encoded by the coding sequence TTGAGAAGACTTTCTGTATTGCTTGTTTTTGTTGCTATAATCTCCTTTGCGTTTAATATAAGCTATGGTGGAAGATCTATAAAAATAGAAGAAATTGATTTTGATTCTACTTATGCCTTGTTAAACGATTATTCAAATTTTTTAAGGGTGGAATCTCCATCTACAGGGGCCATTTCTTCGTTTAAATATATTGAATGGAAAGGAAAATTCGTTTCTTTTTCAAGAAATGTATTAGTTTTGGATGAAAAACCAGTAGAAGAGGTTTCAATTGAAGATATATTTAAGTTTTTTGATATACCTTTTAGAAAAGATGAAAAAAGTTATCGTTTACCGGATATGATAATATCTAAAGTTGTTGATTTTAGAAGCTATATACAGTTTGATTATAATGGAGAATATAAGTTAGAGATTTCGAAGAATGAAGATTTATTGAAAGTTTACTCACAAGGGTTAATTTACTATGATGATTCATTATTTGAAAAAGGGGCTATAATTTTCTCAAAAAAGATAGATTTAAACTTTGAGATGGAGATTAACAAGCTCCCTGGAAGAGTAATTATTCAGTTTTTTAGAGAATACAATATTGACAATTTAATAGTTAAAGTTTTTGGAGAAAAGATAGATTCGTATGATTCAAAGAGTTTTGCGTTGGTGTTTAAAGATTCTAATTTAAATATAATTTTTGTTCCAAACTATTCTCCAGATTTTGATGGTAAAGATTGGAAGATATTTTCTATATCAGAAAAAATAGGAAAAGTGACTTCAAAAAGATTTAAACTTAAGATATACTATTTACCTTTTGTACAATTACCAAAGGATTTGCCTGGAATAATAATATTTGCACCCAAAGAAACGTGGAATGATATAAAAAAGTTCATTGAGGAGGAAATTATGTGA